ATATCTTAATGATTTTACTGATTCCCAAACCGTATTAGTTTTTTGTAAAATTAAATTAATTTCCAATTATAAAACTGCTGCTGAGAAAGAGTATAATTCTGCTTTAAATTCTTATTTTTGACACTTATCATAAATAAACTGAAATATGGAAAAACTTAATTCCCAAAGTTCAGATCCGGATAAAGGAACCTCTAATAAAGCTTTTTAATCTTCATTTATATGTGTTTATTCATTCGTTTTTCATTAACATTATTGATCCTGGAAGGAATATCTGGTTGTTTGCAGGGGCAGAATCACCGTATTTATAGAGATTCAACCGGTACGCAATCATACGCAAGGGATCATATACCTTCCACTTTCTGCAATCCGATGAACATCGATTATGCCTTTGAGTTTTACAATGATAACTCGAGTGCTACTCCCTTCCGGTCAACGGCTGATCCGACCATTGTCAGGTTCAAAGGTGATTATTATCTTTTTGCAACCAATCAGAAAGGATACTGGTGGTCACCTGATTTGAGCCAATGGCATTATGTTTACTCAAGCTTTGCCCGTCAGCCCGCTGATGATGACCTCTGTGCCCCCACTGCATTCAGTATTGGTGATACCCTGTACCTTGTCGGCTCCTTTTCTTTTCGTGCTCCCATCTTCATGACGACAAATCCAAAAGAAGGCCGATGGACTCATGCAGTTGACTCTCTGGATTTCGACATCTGGGATCCGGCTTTCTTTGTTGACGATGACCGGCGAGTTTACCTCTACTGGGGTTCCAGTAACTTCTACCCTATAAAATGTGTTGAGCTGGATCCCTATAACCAGTTTAAACCGTTAGGTGAAGCAAGGGAATTGCTTTATCTTGATCCAGGAGAACATGGATGGGAACGTTTTGGTGAAAACAATGACTCGGTCATGGCTCCATTTATTGAAGGGCCATGGATGACGAACTATAAGAACCATTATTACCTTCAGTATGCAGCTCCCGGAACAGAGTTCAAAGTCTATGCTGACGGGGTTTATCTATCCGATGATCCAATGGGTCCGTTCACCTACCAGCCGTATAATCCGTTTTCTTATAAACCAGGAGGTTTTATCACAGGTGCTGGTCATGGAAGTACATTCCAGGACGAATATGGTAACTATTGGCATGTAGCAACGTCCATGCTGTCGGATAAGTACAAATTTGAACGGCGTATAGGTCTCTATCCAGCGGGATTTGATACTGACGGACAACTATTTGTCAATACTTCTTTTGGCGATTATCCGGCCTTTTTACCTAAAGGTAAAGAAGATCACCTAAAGGGTAATTTCACAGGGTGGATGTTGCTGAGTTTTAAAAAAGATGCTATTGCATCTTCTTCTGAAAAGGGTTATCCTCTTGAACTGGCATTTGATGAAGATATCAGGACATACTGGAGTTCCCAAAGTGCTGATTCAGGTGAATGGCTGCAGGTGGATATAGGGCATTTATGCCGTGTCAATGCCATTCAGATCAACTATGCTGATCATAAGGCAACGCAGTATGGTAAGGCTATGGACATGTATCATCAATACCAGGTATTCCACTCGATTGATGGTATGAACTGGTCATTGCTCATCGATAAAAGTTATAACGACAGGGATGTGCCGCATGATTATGTTGAGTTATCAAACTCTGTGACAACACGCTACATCAAACTGGTTAACATTCATATGGCAACAGGTAATTTTGCAATAAGCGGGTTAAGAGTCTTTGGAAACGGATTCGGACTTCCGCCTGAGCCAGTAAAAGAATTTTATGTTGACAGGCAAGCGGATAGACGGAATGCTGTCATTCACTGGAAGAAAGCGGCTGACTCTTTCGGATATAATATTTTATATGGCATCACTCCGGATAAATTGTATAATTGCATTACGGTTTATGATACTGATCAATATGATTTCCGGGGTCTTGATTCAAATACGACCTATTATTTCACTATAGAAACATTTAATGAAAATGGTGTGTCGCAAAGAATTCCCCCAATAAAACGGTAAAATAAAAAGCCAACAGATGATAAGGATCATCACAAAATATTTCCCTGATCTATCTGATGTCCAGTTCAGTCAATTCAATCAGCTCGATACACTTTACCGGCACTGGAACTCTAAGATCAATGTTATTTCACGGCAGGATATCGATAACCTTTATGAACGGCACATCTTGCATTCGATGAGCATTGCGAAGGTATTCAGTTTTGTAAAGGGAACATCCATTCTGGATGCCGGTACAGGAGGAGGTTTCCCGGGCATACCGCTGGCCATTTATTTCCCTGATGTACAATTCCACCTTGTCGACTCCATCGGTAAAAAAATCAGGGTTGTTGATACAATCGTTAATGAACTTGGTTTGAAGAATATTACCACTGAAAAAAAACGGATTGAAGATCTCACGGACAAGTATGATTTCATTATCAGCCGCGCAGTAGCTTCATTAACTGAATTTTGCAGGTGGGTCAAAGAGCTGATTAAATCCGATGGAATGAATGATTTTCCTAATGGGATTATTTATCTGAAGGGAGGGGATGTCACGGGGGAATTGAAAGGACTAGGGTGGGAAAAAGAGATCCTGAGGATAAGTGATTATTTTAATGAAGAATTCTTTCATTCAAAGATGATTATATACATATTTCGTTCAACCTGCAATCCCGACTAAGTCGGGATTTCGCTCAGCTGAGCTTCGCTCAACCTGTTACCAATAAACAATGACCTGTACATTTTTGTTAGTTTCACTTTTTTTCCCGTATTTAGCTAACCGATTCTGATACTTCTTATTCACAACAAAAACATCATGTATGACTGAACATAAAAAGTATGTACCGTTTGTTTCGGCTGAGACAAACCTCAAAGAATTCACGATCAGGGCGCTGATCATCGGCCTTGTCCTGGCTGTTGTGCTGGGAGCTGCCAATGCCTATTTAGGCTTAAAGGCAGGTATGACCATAGCGGCAACCTACCCGGCAGCTGTCATTGGTATGGCGATCATAAAAATCTTCAAAGGCTCCATTCTCGAAGAGAACTTCACCCGTACCGTCGGCTCCATTGGTGAGTCGGTGGCTGCAGGTGCCATCTTTACCATACCGGCATTTTATATCATATACCTGGAGTCAAAACGCCAGGGTGTTGAAGTGGAAAATTTCTTCACCTATGGCACCACGACGATCATCCTTGTCGCTGGCGGTGTGCTGGGTATTATGTTTGTAGCGCTGCTCAGGAGGGTCATGGTTGAAGATGCAGAACTGCCCTTCCCTGAATCCGTTGCCGCATCTGAGATCCATAAGTCAGGACAAAAGACCGGTACAGGTTCCAAATACCTCTTTGGTGCTATGATTATCGGTGGTCTGATCAAGGCTCTTGGAGAATTCAAGATATTTTCAACCTACTGGGAGAAGTTCATCACTTTTGCAAAGCAGACCATCACAGGAACAAGCTTTTCAGGTAAAGGTGGAATGCTGCTCGCTTCACCGGGTATAAGCCCCGCTTACATTGGTGTAGGATATATCATCGGGCCGCGGCTGGCATCGCTAAACTTCAGCGGCACGTTGCTTGCCTGGGGCATGCTAACTCCGATGTTTCTTTACTTCATCGCTCCTAACATCGACATCAATGGCATAGCCAATACCCTGATGACGGCAGATCCCAAGCTTACCATGGATGCAGCCGTGCATAAAGCATGGGTGAACACAGCATACCAGGTATGGCGTTTTATCGTCCGTCCCATAGCGATCGGAGGTATGCTTGTCAGTGCAGGGTATACACTTTTCAAAATGAGGAACAGCCTGGCTATCGGTTTAAAACGTTCTGTCGGTGATGTCAGAAAAGCTGCCGCCGGACATGAAGTGAATATACCGCGCAATGAAAAAGACCTCGGTTTCAATTGGATATTATTAGG
The sequence above is drawn from the Bacteroidota bacterium genome and encodes:
- a CDS encoding family 43 glycosylhydrolase, translating into MCLFIRFSLTLLILEGISGCLQGQNHRIYRDSTGTQSYARDHIPSTFCNPMNIDYAFEFYNDNSSATPFRSTADPTIVRFKGDYYLFATNQKGYWWSPDLSQWHYVYSSFARQPADDDLCAPTAFSIGDTLYLVGSFSFRAPIFMTTNPKEGRWTHAVDSLDFDIWDPAFFVDDDRRVYLYWGSSNFYPIKCVELDPYNQFKPLGEARELLYLDPGEHGWERFGENNDSVMAPFIEGPWMTNYKNHYYLQYAAPGTEFKVYADGVYLSDDPMGPFTYQPYNPFSYKPGGFITGAGHGSTFQDEYGNYWHVATSMLSDKYKFERRIGLYPAGFDTDGQLFVNTSFGDYPAFLPKGKEDHLKGNFTGWMLLSFKKDAIASSSEKGYPLELAFDEDIRTYWSSQSADSGEWLQVDIGHLCRVNAIQINYADHKATQYGKAMDMYHQYQVFHSIDGMNWSLLIDKSYNDRDVPHDYVELSNSVTTRYIKLVNIHMATGNFAISGLRVFGNGFGLPPEPVKEFYVDRQADRRNAVIHWKKAADSFGYNILYGITPDKLYNCITVYDTDQYDFRGLDSNTTYYFTIETFNENGVSQRIPPIKR
- the rsmG gene encoding 16S rRNA (guanine(527)-N(7))-methyltransferase RsmG, producing the protein MIRIITKYFPDLSDVQFSQFNQLDTLYRHWNSKINVISRQDIDNLYERHILHSMSIAKVFSFVKGTSILDAGTGGGFPGIPLAIYFPDVQFHLVDSIGKKIRVVDTIVNELGLKNITTEKKRIEDLTDKYDFIISRAVASLTEFCRWVKELIKSDGMNDFPNGIIYLKGGDVTGELKGLGWEKEILRISDYFNEEFFHSKMIIYIFRSTCNPD
- a CDS encoding oligopeptide transporter, OPT family produces the protein MTEHKKYVPFVSAETNLKEFTIRALIIGLVLAVVLGAANAYLGLKAGMTIAATYPAAVIGMAIIKIFKGSILEENFTRTVGSIGESVAAGAIFTIPAFYIIYLESKRQGVEVENFFTYGTTTIILVAGGVLGIMFVALLRRVMVEDAELPFPESVAASEIHKSGQKTGTGSKYLFGAMIIGGLIKALGEFKIFSTYWEKFITFAKQTITGTSFSGKGGMLLASPGISPAYIGVGYIIGPRLASLNFSGTLLAWGMLTPMFLYFIAPNIDINGIANTLMTADPKLTMDAAVHKAWVNTAYQVWRFIVRPIAIGGMLVSAGYTLFKMRNSLAIGLKRSVGDVRKAAAGHEVNIPRNEKDLGFNWILLGIIAVAVATFCVSKFIFDASFVVSIVAATALLILAFFFAAVSGYLVGIMGSSNNPISGLTLTALVITALIMVILGVHGQEGVATTLGVAAIVCVSAAVAGEMLQDLKAGHILGGTPWKMQVGDIFGVIISASVMFFVLRFLNDGDIANGVHEGYEGGFGSTKLSAPQANLMAMLSQGIVGGKMAWPLIIAGMLMGFAFILSQIKSPMLVCVGMYLPLETTFAIFIGGLIKGIVDIFVKKKNIIGEKLITVENIGVLLASGLIAGEALVGLIFAIFAVGNMFPPVIFSRPSYLVGLVVLGLIGLILVRIPLWVAKKI